Sequence from the Gemmatimonadota bacterium genome:
CAGTCTCAAATTGTTCGCCGGTTACGCGCTCGAACAGGTCGATGTATCGCGCGGAGACTTGTGTGCGAATTTCGTCATCTAATTCGGGAATATTATCGTCGGAAATTCCCTTATCCACGAGCCAGAGGCGCAAAAATTCTTTGTCCAGGCTTTCGGGTTCTTCACCGCGTGCATGGAGGTCTTCATAAGAATCCAGGATCCAGTAGCGCGAGGAATCGGGCGTGTGGATCTCATCGGCAACGGTCAGATTGCCGTCTGGATCCAGGCCCATCTCGTATTTTGTATCTACCAGAATCAAACCGCGCTGTGCAGCTAATTCTGTTCCGCGTGCGAATAATTCCAGGGCTACTTTCTCGACTTCTGCCCATCTTTCTGCATCAACCAGGCCGCGCTCGACAATTTCCTCTGGCGAGATCGATTCGTCGTGATCTTCCGCTTTTGTCGTCGGCGTAATAATCGGTTCGTCAAATTTCTGATTTTTTATCATGCCATCGGGCAAATCTACGCCGCAAAATTTTCTCACACCGTTATTGTAATTTGTCCATACTGAGGTGTCCGTGCTACCGGTCAGGTAGCGCCGCACGACGATTTCGACGAGTAGCATATCGAGTTCGCGTGCAACCGTCACATTGGGGTCGGGTACGTCAAGTACCTGATTGGGCACGATATCGGCGGTCTGATCAAACCAGTATTTTGCCGTTTTGTTCAATACTTGTCCCTTCAAGGGAATTGCGCCGAGCACATGGTCAAACGCACTTTGCCGATCTGTGGTGATGAGAATGCGCTTGTCTTCGAGCAGATAGATGTCCCGCACTTTCCCTTTCTGGTATTGATTCGTCCAGCGGTCAAATTTGGCCTCCAACAAACAGTTATTCAGTTGTGAACGGATTTGTGCTTGAG
This genomic interval carries:
- a CDS encoding phosphoribosylaminoimidazolesuccinocarboxamide synthase encodes the protein MISQAQIRSQLNNCLLEAKFDRWTNQYQKGKVRDIYLLEDKRILITTDRQSAFDHVLGAIPLKGQVLNKTAKYWFDQTADIVPNQVLDVPDPNVTVARELDMLLVEIVVRRYLTGSTDTSVWTNYNNGVRKFCGVDLPDGMIKNQKFDEPIITPTTKAEDHDESISPEEIVERGLVDAERWAEVEKVALELFARGTELAAQRGLILVDTKYEMGLDPDGNLTVADEIHTPDSSRYWILDSYEDLHARGEEPESLDKEFLRLWLVDKGISDDNIPELDDEIRTQVSARYIDLFERVTGEQFETEVDDTPILERIEKNIEPYF